In a genomic window of Planctomycetaceae bacterium:
- a CDS encoding Gfo/Idh/MocA family oxidoreductase, with amino-acid sequence MLNRRKFLYTTGAATAAFAAPALVRGQNLNSKLQLAGIGCEGKGWSDIHEMSSHPQIRFAGFCDVDLSRTEKVRELAPEAPVFQDYREMLSELGDKFDAVTVSTPDHMHAYIGLDAMRQGKHVYCQKPLTHNVWEARQMTLQARKSNVITRLGNQIHSHGFYRTAVHAIQSGLIGKVKQVHSWCAATGHGKSFHISRPEGNVPHPATVDWNLWIGVAPMRPYGGMKVYHPWGWRDWQDFGNGALGDFGCHIFDPVFTALKINKAPTQFTADHTGMNHEVWPAQTTVNYIFPGTEFTSGDTIAISWNDGGRLPSRNGSHLPSGEGLPSSGSLFIGEKASLVLPHVGKPRVYPESPLEELDNQNHYHGWVDGCISGKQPSDGFDYGGPLTEAVLLGNIAVRYRGTTLKWDSESMTILNHTDANRWLRREYRDGWDIPAVS; translated from the coding sequence ATGTTAAACCGTAGAAAGTTCCTGTACACAACTGGTGCCGCAACTGCAGCCTTCGCAGCTCCAGCTCTGGTTCGCGGCCAGAACCTGAACAGCAAGTTGCAACTGGCCGGGATAGGTTGCGAAGGTAAGGGCTGGTCAGACATCCATGAAATGTCTTCTCATCCTCAGATTCGCTTTGCCGGATTCTGCGACGTCGACTTGTCGCGAACCGAAAAGGTCCGGGAGCTGGCTCCTGAAGCGCCGGTGTTTCAGGACTACCGTGAGATGCTTTCGGAACTGGGAGACAAGTTTGATGCAGTGACCGTATCGACCCCGGATCACATGCATGCGTACATTGGGTTGGATGCAATGCGTCAGGGAAAACACGTCTACTGCCAGAAACCTCTGACGCACAATGTCTGGGAGGCTCGGCAAATGACGCTGCAGGCCAGAAAATCCAACGTCATCACAAGACTGGGAAACCAGATCCACTCGCATGGTTTCTACCGAACTGCCGTCCATGCAATTCAGTCCGGGCTGATTGGAAAAGTAAAACAGGTTCATAGCTGGTGTGCAGCAACCGGCCACGGCAAGTCTTTTCATATCAGTCGACCAGAAGGAAACGTTCCCCATCCTGCGACTGTGGACTGGAACCTCTGGATCGGCGTTGCGCCCATGCGTCCGTACGGCGGCATGAAGGTCTACCATCCATGGGGATGGAGAGACTGGCAGGATTTCGGGAATGGAGCTCTTGGAGACTTTGGCTGCCATATTTTCGATCCCGTGTTCACAGCATTGAAGATCAACAAAGCCCCGACTCAGTTCACAGCTGACCATACCGGTATGAACCATGAAGTATGGCCAGCTCAGACCACCGTCAACTACATCTTCCCCGGGACGGAATTTACATCCGGGGACACTATCGCAATCTCCTGGAATGACGGGGGCAGACTGCCTTCAAGAAACGGTTCACACCTGCCGTCCGGCGAGGGATTGCCGTCCAGCGGATCCCTTTTTATCGGCGAGAAGGCGTCGCTCGTTCTCCCACATGTGGGTAAGCCGCGCGTCTATCCGGAATCACCTCTTGAAGAATTGGACAACCAGAACCACTATCACGGATGGGTGGATGGCTGCATCAGTGGTAAGCAACCCAGTGATGGGTTCGATTACGGCGGTCCACTGACGGAAGCTGTGTTGCTGGGAAATATTGCTGTGCGGTATCGCGGGACAACGCTCAAATGGGATTCCGAATCGATGACAATCCTGAACCACACTGACGCTAACAGATGGCTGCGTCGGGAATACCGTGACGGCTGGGATATTCCTGCCGTCAGCTGA
- a CDS encoding serine/threonine-protein kinase yields MTETDESQTWWTRIAVRLGAASAAKEVRRVLSTDTHHGESESASLLRKRLRAVTLLLFLIRATFAVRQLLSDHMDLSTRHGVVIGCLAVLFVGLQRSPLLTSRRLRIVEVVLFLGFSVDSAMTLNERLAHIGNEMTHTEASHPAQVVELVAAIKDQVVASIGLMLIYGMFIPNSGRKAAPVVLLMATIPGLVVFGNRQSREELNSFRRRNAEAVEQLRGVNLLTLTIGAVCSIYGTVVINELRRRAINAEEMGQYQLRRKLGRGGMGDVYLAEHKLLRRLCALKVIRHDQATDPVMMGRFELEVRATASLTHWNTIQVFDYGQTDDGRFFYVMEYLKGRNLLEIVRHFGPMCAERTVFLLMQVCDALRESASRGLVHRDIKPSNVFLAALGERYDVVKLLDFGLVRPLKGMPNADTDGDHLIHGSPRYMCPEQAQGQVPDIRGDLYSLGAVAYFLLTGRPPFLLDNPVKLIVAHVSETPDSFQDLGVDVPDGLSRIVLRCLNKSPDDRYSSPDELQRDLRSLPEFQKWSWERGEQWWRMNLPALVAEADALHLQPHDAASPTDNAIEAALGPMDDPASSSVGFNDETVIDI; encoded by the coding sequence GTGACTGAAACGGACGAATCCCAAACCTGGTGGACACGCATCGCAGTACGACTTGGTGCTGCCAGTGCGGCTAAAGAAGTACGCCGAGTCCTCTCCACGGATACCCACCATGGCGAATCGGAATCCGCGTCACTGCTTCGCAAACGGCTGCGGGCAGTGACGCTGCTTCTGTTCCTGATTCGGGCAACGTTCGCGGTTCGCCAGCTTTTGTCCGATCACATGGATTTGTCCACACGGCACGGAGTTGTCATTGGGTGCCTGGCAGTCCTTTTCGTCGGTCTCCAGCGATCGCCTCTGTTGACGTCTCGCAGGCTCCGGATTGTTGAGGTCGTGCTCTTTCTCGGGTTCTCCGTGGATTCGGCGATGACCCTGAATGAGCGGCTTGCCCACATCGGCAACGAGATGACTCACACTGAAGCGAGTCATCCCGCTCAGGTCGTAGAACTGGTTGCGGCGATTAAAGACCAGGTCGTGGCCTCTATTGGTCTCATGCTGATCTACGGAATGTTCATTCCGAACTCAGGTCGAAAAGCTGCCCCGGTGGTCCTGTTGATGGCGACAATTCCTGGTCTGGTTGTGTTTGGAAATCGACAGTCTCGGGAGGAGTTGAATTCCTTCCGCAGGAGGAATGCAGAAGCGGTAGAGCAACTAAGAGGCGTCAATTTACTGACGCTCACGATCGGCGCTGTATGCAGCATCTATGGCACCGTAGTGATTAACGAACTTCGGCGACGCGCCATAAATGCTGAGGAAATGGGCCAATATCAGCTGCGTCGCAAACTTGGCCGCGGCGGGATGGGAGACGTCTACCTGGCAGAACACAAATTGTTAAGACGACTTTGTGCGCTGAAAGTCATTCGTCATGACCAGGCTACCGATCCGGTTATGATGGGGCGATTCGAACTGGAAGTGCGCGCGACCGCGTCGCTAACCCACTGGAATACGATCCAGGTGTTTGACTACGGGCAAACCGATGATGGTCGCTTTTTCTATGTCATGGAGTACCTGAAGGGCAGGAACTTGCTTGAGATTGTTCGCCACTTCGGTCCCATGTGCGCAGAACGGACGGTCTTTTTGCTGATGCAGGTCTGCGATGCACTCCGAGAATCTGCGTCACGTGGCCTGGTGCACCGAGACATCAAGCCCAGCAACGTTTTCCTTGCGGCACTGGGGGAACGTTATGATGTTGTCAAGCTGCTGGATTTTGGTCTGGTTCGTCCCCTGAAGGGCATGCCGAATGCGGACACCGATGGTGATCACCTTATCCATGGCAGCCCTCGATATATGTGTCCGGAGCAGGCTCAGGGGCAAGTGCCCGACATTCGCGGCGATCTTTATTCACTTGGTGCCGTTGCCTATTTTCTGCTGACAGGGCGGCCACCGTTTTTACTGGATAACCCGGTTAAGTTGATCGTCGCGCACGTCAGTGAAACTCCGGATTCCTTTCAGGATCTGGGCGTTGATGTCCCCGATGGACTCAGCAGGATCGTCCTCCGCTGCCTGAACAAATCACCGGATGATCGGTACTCCAGTCCGGACGAACTGCAACGGGATCTCAGGAGCCTCCCGGAGTTTCAGAAATGGTCATGGGAGCGGGGAGAGCAGTGGTGGCGAATGAACCTGCCAGCTCTGGTCGCCGAAGCAGATGCATTGCACCTGCAGCCTCACGATGCGGCATCACCAACGGATAACGCCATCGAAGCCGCCCTCGGACCAATGGATGATCCCGCTTCAAGCAGCGTCGGGTTTAACGATGAAACGGTGATCGATATTTGA
- a CDS encoding PQQ-binding-like beta-propeller repeat protein: MLGPNRDGIAVGETLAERWSRNGPESLWQQEVGSGFAGVAVAGDRVILFDREGPSEVVRCLDSESGKQLWKSESPCRYQGGVSGDKGPRCVPLIAGHQVFTFGVEGRLQCLTLNDGKTIWQRDTTKDFRPLEGYFGVGSTPVLYKNLLIVNVGGRADETAIVAFDASSGKTAWTSFTDHASYSSPIVADIGGAPTAVVVTRLNVTGLNPETGKILFTFPFGARGPTVNGATPVVLGNHIFLSASYNIGSLLLRFDGQSATEVRRDEELLATQYATAVKAPRIPGVPDRIVFAIDGRQDSGRGSASLKCIDVIAGKVLWEETGLDYGTVIRSSNDLIILTCTGELIRAEASPGKYSEKSRHTVLNATDSGYRLPALSGGRLYIRDDSVLKCLQVGK, encoded by the coding sequence TTGCTCGGTCCGAACCGCGATGGAATTGCGGTCGGCGAAACACTGGCGGAAAGATGGTCGCGGAATGGCCCCGAGAGTCTTTGGCAGCAGGAGGTAGGAAGCGGTTTTGCGGGAGTTGCGGTTGCCGGCGATCGAGTCATTCTTTTCGACCGCGAAGGCCCGAGTGAAGTCGTGCGTTGCCTTGACAGTGAATCCGGAAAGCAGCTCTGGAAATCAGAGTCTCCCTGCAGATATCAGGGGGGAGTTTCAGGCGATAAAGGTCCACGCTGTGTTCCTCTGATTGCTGGCCACCAGGTATTCACGTTCGGTGTGGAAGGTCGATTGCAGTGTCTGACGCTCAACGATGGCAAGACCATCTGGCAACGTGATACCACAAAAGACTTTCGGCCTCTCGAAGGCTATTTTGGAGTCGGCAGCACCCCGGTACTTTACAAGAACCTGCTGATCGTCAATGTTGGTGGGCGAGCGGACGAAACAGCGATTGTCGCTTTCGATGCCTCAAGTGGCAAAACGGCATGGACGTCCTTCACCGACCATGCCAGCTATTCGTCGCCAATTGTGGCAGACATCGGAGGGGCTCCAACCGCGGTCGTCGTCACAAGGCTGAATGTCACAGGTCTGAATCCCGAGACCGGCAAAATACTGTTCACGTTTCCGTTCGGAGCTCGGGGGCCTACTGTCAATGGAGCCACACCGGTCGTGCTGGGCAACCACATCTTCCTCTCCGCCAGCTACAACATTGGTTCTTTATTGCTTCGGTTCGACGGCCAATCAGCCACCGAAGTCCGGCGGGATGAAGAGCTTTTGGCTACCCAGTATGCAACGGCCGTCAAAGCTCCCCGGATCCCGGGGGTTCCTGATCGTATTGTGTTCGCAATCGATGGCCGTCAGGATTCGGGAAGAGGTTCTGCCAGCCTGAAGTGCATTGATGTCATTGCCGGCAAAGTGCTGTGGGAGGAAACTGGTCTTGACTATGGAACCGTCATTCGATCTTCAAACGACTTGATCATTCTGACATGTACGGGAGAACTCATTCGCGCGGAAGCGTCGCCCGGAAAATACAGTGAGAAGTCGCGACACACGGTCCTGAACGCGACTGACAGTGGCTATCGCCTGCCCGCGTTGTCCGGCGGTCGGCTGTATATCCGCGACGACAGCGTCCTCAAATGCCTGCAGGTTGGTAAATGA
- a CDS encoding metal ABC transporter permease — translation MNEALFQTGLNTSVASAFPDVLSFATIPRATWIWELDGWIVLAGILSAVAAALPGNYLLLRRMSMLGDAISHAILPGLAIAFLISASRSSVPMFVGAVLAGILTALFTEWIRNFGDVDEGASMGVVFTTLFALGLVLIVQAADHVDLDPSCVLYGAIELTPLDKVTIVGIRVPRVVVTIGSVLLLNLTFIVAFYKELQICAFDAAMATTQGFRSRLMHYLLMILVSVTAVACFESVGNILVVAMFIVPPATARLLTDNLARMILISVLVAIAAAILGHLSAISIPPVLGYRSASTAGMMALASGLLFLITAFFSPKQGVVVRVFRQQLLSLRILSEDLIALLYRMEERRPRETAAVITTNPGPTQENLQDVLLSGPWITSILMFCHRVRGYVTGNADGFFLTDAGRKLGVELVRSHRLWEQYLVTEAGVSFDRIHEQAERLEHYTGRDLRDRLDQETSAPHSDPHGRPIPSEENSP, via the coding sequence GTGAACGAAGCCCTTTTCCAGACAGGCCTGAACACCTCCGTCGCAAGTGCATTTCCGGATGTATTGTCGTTTGCCACGATTCCGCGAGCCACATGGATTTGGGAACTGGACGGATGGATCGTGCTCGCAGGAATCCTGAGCGCGGTTGCCGCCGCATTGCCGGGCAATTACCTGCTTCTGCGACGGATGAGCATGCTGGGCGATGCCATCAGCCATGCGATTCTGCCGGGGCTTGCAATTGCCTTCCTTATCAGTGCCAGCCGCAGCAGCGTACCAATGTTTGTTGGCGCAGTTCTGGCTGGCATTCTGACAGCTCTGTTCACCGAGTGGATCAGGAACTTTGGTGATGTTGACGAAGGCGCTTCGATGGGCGTCGTCTTCACAACATTGTTTGCTCTGGGCTTGGTTCTGATTGTTCAGGCGGCCGATCATGTGGACCTGGATCCCAGTTGCGTCCTTTACGGAGCCATAGAACTAACGCCTCTCGACAAGGTGACCATCGTTGGCATCCGAGTTCCGAGGGTCGTTGTTACAATTGGCTCAGTCCTACTCCTGAATCTGACATTCATCGTCGCTTTTTACAAAGAACTGCAAATCTGCGCTTTTGATGCGGCAATGGCTACAACACAGGGTTTTCGCTCCAGACTGATGCACTACCTTCTCATGATTCTTGTGTCGGTCACAGCGGTGGCCTGCTTCGAAAGTGTTGGCAACATCCTGGTCGTTGCCATGTTTATTGTGCCTCCCGCCACGGCTCGCCTGCTGACTGACAACCTCGCCAGAATGATCCTGATCAGCGTTCTGGTGGCGATTGCGGCAGCTATTCTGGGACACCTGTCGGCCATTTCCATTCCTCCAGTGCTTGGATATCGCAGTGCCAGCACGGCGGGGATGATGGCACTTGCGTCCGGACTGCTATTTTTGATCACGGCATTCTTTTCCCCAAAACAGGGAGTTGTCGTCCGCGTTTTCCGTCAGCAGTTGTTGAGCCTGCGTATTCTTTCTGAAGACCTGATCGCTCTGTTGTATCGAATGGAAGAGCGGCGACCACGGGAGACTGCTGCTGTGATTACGACGAATCCGGGACCAACGCAGGAGAATCTGCAGGACGTACTGCTGTCAGGGCCATGGATAACTTCGATTCTCATGTTCTGCCACCGGGTTCGCGGTTATGTGACGGGCAATGCAGATGGCTTCTTTCTGACGGATGCCGGACGAAAACTTGGAGTGGAACTGGTGCGTTCGCATCGTCTTTGGGAACAATACCTTGTCACAGAAGCGGGCGTCTCATTTGATCGAATTCATGAGCAGGCAGAGCGTCTTGAGCACTATACCGGGCGAGACCTTCGTGATCGACTTGACCAGGAAACATCCGCTCCGCACTCAGATCCACATGGTCGCCCCATCCCTTCGGAAGAGAATTCCCCATGA
- a CDS encoding iron chelate uptake ABC transporter family permease subunit — translation MGMRFCSCARGLAVLTLLFAWYSPSNALALSREADPFPADVLRSITAAGGIIGDETPSLTHQAIEWPTWQQWKRLFTLSDYNTRVVVLGTMLLGMAAGAVGSFTLLRRRSLMGDALSHATLPGVGLAFIFASTLGRDGKSLPVLLAGAVFSGLLGVVAILFVRRYTRLKEDAAMGIVLSVFFGAGIAVLSIVQQMPEGHAAGLEAFIYGKTASMVASDAWLIGISGLLCVLLAYAVFKELTLLCFDDQYAGARGFPVLALDIVLMTMVVVVTIIGLQAVGQILMIALLVIPAAAARFWTQNIRQMTVISSAIGSVSGLIGSAMSAIFPGLPSGAMIVLVSGVLFLFSMFGGSSRGVLIRLFRRWQLNQNIDRQHLLRGLYEFIEQTLQRDPTEKELLQPVPFSDILSMRSWSPGRLQRQINRCRRHGTVSQSSIQAVALTTDGIHEAARLVHEHRLWEMYLITHAEVAPSRVDRDADAIEHVLEPEMIQQLEELLEQSRPVHGVPQSPHPITQAGAAEPVPTPSHDSGPLSGESVS, via the coding sequence ATGGGCATGCGATTCTGCAGTTGCGCCCGGGGATTGGCTGTACTGACGCTGCTCTTTGCCTGGTACAGTCCGTCAAACGCCCTGGCCTTATCCAGAGAGGCAGATCCATTTCCCGCCGATGTGCTTCGGAGCATCACCGCCGCTGGCGGTATCATTGGCGATGAAACGCCATCGCTTACTCACCAGGCGATTGAATGGCCGACCTGGCAGCAGTGGAAGCGGCTGTTTACTCTGTCCGACTACAACACCAGGGTGGTTGTTTTGGGGACAATGCTTCTGGGCATGGCCGCAGGTGCAGTGGGTAGCTTTACGCTGTTGCGCCGTCGATCTCTGATGGGCGATGCGCTAAGCCATGCAACTCTGCCGGGAGTGGGTTTGGCCTTCATCTTTGCCTCAACGCTCGGGCGAGACGGGAAGTCCCTTCCGGTATTGCTGGCAGGGGCCGTTTTCAGCGGACTGCTTGGTGTCGTCGCGATACTCTTTGTACGCCGCTACACACGGCTGAAAGAAGACGCGGCCATGGGAATTGTACTGAGCGTCTTTTTCGGGGCGGGGATTGCCGTACTGAGTATCGTGCAACAGATGCCCGAAGGCCACGCTGCCGGTTTGGAAGCATTCATCTACGGGAAAACCGCGTCCATGGTCGCGTCCGATGCGTGGCTCATCGGAATTTCTGGTCTGTTGTGCGTATTGCTGGCTTACGCCGTATTCAAAGAACTCACACTGCTGTGTTTCGATGATCAGTATGCTGGTGCCCGTGGATTCCCTGTGCTCGCACTGGACATCGTTCTGATGACGATGGTCGTGGTGGTCACAATCATTGGCCTGCAGGCAGTGGGGCAGATTCTTATGATTGCATTGCTGGTCATCCCTGCGGCTGCAGCCCGCTTCTGGACACAGAACATTCGTCAAATGACTGTTATTTCTTCAGCAATTGGCTCAGTGAGCGGTCTGATCGGCTCAGCAATGAGCGCCATCTTTCCCGGTTTGCCCTCTGGCGCCATGATTGTTCTCGTCTCCGGAGTGCTTTTTTTGTTCAGTATGTTTGGCGGTTCGAGCCGCGGGGTGCTGATCCGGCTGTTTCGTCGCTGGCAGTTGAACCAGAACATTGATCGCCAGCATTTGTTGCGGGGATTGTACGAGTTTATTGAACAGACATTGCAGCGTGATCCTACAGAGAAAGAATTGCTTCAGCCGGTGCCGTTCAGTGACATCCTTTCTATGCGAAGCTGGTCGCCCGGGCGATTGCAAAGGCAGATCAACCGGTGTCGGCGCCATGGCACAGTTTCTCAGAGCTCCATCCAAGCGGTTGCCCTGACGACGGATGGAATCCATGAAGCCGCAAGACTTGTCCATGAGCATCGGCTCTGGGAGATGTATCTGATTACCCACGCAGAAGTGGCTCCCTCGCGTGTGGACCGGGACGCCGACGCAATTGAACACGTTTTGGAGCCGGAGATGATTCAACAGCTTGAAGAATTGCTTGAACAGTCGCGGCCGGTGCATGGTGTTCCACAAAGCCCCCATCCGATCACTCAGGCCGGCGCCGCAGAACCTGTCCCAACTCCGAGTCATGATTCGGGGCCTCTGTCCGGGGAGTCCGTTTCGTGA
- a CDS encoding STAS domain-containing protein, translated as MSDLVAREEPRECNEVQLAGSVGIESIASLHQTVLQLCGTNQHTIVGCSQVEQLDVAAMQILLSAMLKPGGHIHVNLGVAGSPAWDAADAAGLIGLFEAAENVNKHDEAA; from the coding sequence ATGTCCGACCTTGTTGCCAGGGAAGAACCGCGGGAATGTAACGAAGTTCAATTGGCCGGCAGTGTCGGAATCGAATCAATTGCATCGTTACATCAAACAGTCCTGCAACTATGCGGAACAAATCAACACACCATCGTTGGATGCAGTCAGGTTGAGCAATTAGACGTTGCAGCCATGCAGATACTGCTCTCCGCCATGCTGAAGCCCGGTGGACATATACACGTAAACCTTGGTGTTGCGGGGAGTCCCGCGTGGGACGCCGCGGATGCCGCCGGACTTATCGGATTGTTTGAAGCTGCTGAAAACGTGAACAAACACGATGAAGCAGCCTGA
- a CDS encoding methyl-accepting chemotaxis protein, whose product MSQSIIPSSASPEQDDDVAQKKRKASELTVRRRHVDPSELSAVLEILRGVGEQISEVQKDMQSAVDEVCGGFEGMAEKAMRTVQIASNVLGDQAENRNTDLIGDVHVTLNQMLQIIRDSNQSSSEMATQIRELDVNLKSINRCVKEIEHIARGAKLVALNGSIEAARAGEMGVAFNVVAEETKHLATHASVASDRIRETAGSLADSLSGASTRLTAHADKSIQETSRSETAALKSLGILSQMHELITRAMQETEQVSHSLSSDINRSIVAMQFQDRVDQRLCHVVQTINEICTVLEPPESAVSNRRRTQVIDDWISKLSARYTMASERSVHTGEATSQSDNGDFELF is encoded by the coding sequence ATGTCGCAATCAATAATCCCTTCCAGCGCATCACCTGAACAGGATGATGATGTTGCTCAAAAGAAACGTAAGGCAAGCGAACTGACTGTTCGACGACGGCACGTGGATCCGTCTGAATTGTCGGCCGTGCTTGAAATACTGCGTGGAGTTGGGGAACAAATTTCAGAAGTTCAGAAGGATATGCAGTCGGCCGTTGACGAGGTGTGCGGTGGGTTTGAAGGCATGGCTGAGAAAGCCATGCGGACCGTACAGATTGCTTCGAACGTTCTTGGAGATCAGGCCGAGAATCGGAACACCGACCTGATTGGTGACGTCCATGTGACGCTGAATCAGATGTTGCAGATCATTCGGGATTCGAATCAAAGTTCTTCAGAAATGGCCACCCAGATTCGCGAACTGGATGTGAATCTCAAATCGATCAATCGATGTGTGAAGGAAATTGAACACATCGCACGCGGCGCAAAGCTCGTAGCACTCAATGGAAGCATCGAAGCAGCCAGAGCTGGCGAAATGGGAGTGGCATTTAACGTTGTCGCAGAGGAAACAAAACATCTCGCCACGCACGCTTCCGTGGCCAGTGATCGAATACGTGAAACGGCTGGTAGTCTTGCCGATTCTTTGTCCGGTGCATCAACGCGTCTCACAGCACATGCAGACAAGAGCATTCAGGAAACATCACGAAGTGAGACTGCTGCATTAAAGAGTCTTGGGATTCTTTCGCAGATGCATGAACTAATTACCAGAGCGATGCAGGAAACGGAACAGGTTAGTCACAGTTTGTCTTCGGACATCAATCGAAGCATTGTTGCGATGCAGTTTCAGGATCGCGTTGATCAGCGGCTATGTCACGTCGTTCAGACAATCAACGAGATCTGCACTGTGCTGGAACCACCCGAGAGTGCTGTTTCAAACCGGCGACGAACTCAGGTCATTGACGACTGGATTTCGAAGCTGTCGGCCAGGTACACGATGGCGTCGGAACGCAGCGTTCACACCGGTGAAGCCACATCGCAGTCAGATAATGGTGATTTTGAACTCTTCTGA
- a CDS encoding response regulator, whose protein sequence is MAKSALVVDDSASMRQMVSFTLTSAGFQVIQGCDGKDALSKVSGKPINLVVTDLNMPVMDGITLIKELRNIPEYKFIPILMLTTESQDEKKKQGRAAGATGWMIKPFNPEQLMSVVSKVVR, encoded by the coding sequence ATGGCCAAGTCCGCCCTTGTTGTTGATGATTCAGCGTCGATGCGTCAGATGGTTTCGTTCACGCTAACCTCGGCTGGGTTTCAGGTCATCCAGGGCTGTGACGGCAAGGACGCCCTCAGCAAGGTTTCGGGAAAGCCGATCAATCTTGTCGTCACCGACCTGAACATGCCGGTGATGGATGGAATTACTCTGATCAAAGAGTTGCGCAACATTCCTGAATATAAGTTCATCCCGATCCTGATGCTGACAACCGAATCTCAGGATGAAAAGAAGAAGCAGGGGCGCGCGGCCGGCGCGACTGGCTGGATGATCAAGCCATTCAATCCCGAGCAGCTGATGTCGGTTGTTTCGAAGGTTGTTCGTTAG